A genomic window from Heptranchias perlo isolate sHepPer1 chromosome 20, sHepPer1.hap1, whole genome shotgun sequence includes:
- the LOC137336096 gene encoding probable G-protein coupled receptor 139, translated as MGIKVIYYPLLVAVGVPVNLLTILIMSRGKCGLSKCVTRYLVAMAEADLLVVITDLILRQIPIADMFHFQFVKRSIPVCNIHAVLLFAATDCSVWFTVTFTFNRFVAICCQKLKTKYCTERTAAVVLGTVTVLSCLKNIFWYFMFTGRYMLVNEPWFCDVTLNFLYSRVWAAIELLYYILTPGVPFVLILLLNALTVRHILVASRARTRLRGNSSGENPRDPEMENRRKSIILLFVISGNFILFWALYMVFSICNRIYYLGYSSVYLHSFVQEIGLMLQLLSCCTNTCIYAVTQTKFREQLKNVVKYPFTVIVNFIK; from the exons ATGGGGATAAAAGTAATTTATTATCCTCTCCTCGttgctgttggtgttcctg ttaacttattgACGATTCTGATcatgtctcggggaaagtgcggtctctcgaaatgtgtcactcgctacctggtggcgatggcagaggcggatctactggtcgttatcaccgatcTGATACTCAGGCAGATTCCGATTGCTGATATGTTTCACTTTCAATTCGTGAAACGGTCCATTcctgtgtgtaatatccacgccgtcctgcttttcgcagccacagactgttctgtctggttcaccgtcactttcacctttaatcgatttgtggccatttgttgccaaaagctgaaaactaaatattgcacggaaagaacggcggctgtggttctcggaaccGTGACTGTACTGAGCTGTTTGAAGAAtattttctggtactttatgttcacGGGTCGGTATATGCTTGTCAATGAACCCTGGTTTTGTGATGTAACACTCAATTTTCTGTATTCACGTGTGTGGGCAGCAATCGAACTCCTttattatatcctcactccgggggtcccatttgttctgattctactGCTCAATGCCTTAACCGTCAGGCACAtcttagtggccagcagagcccgcacgagactcagaggcaacagcagtggggagaatcccagagacccagagatggagaacagaaggaagtccatcattttactgtttgttatctcagGAAACTTTATACTGTTTTGGGCGCTGTATATGGTGTTTTCTATATGCAACCGGATATATTATTTAGGGTATTCTTCTGTATATCTACATTCCTTTGTACAAGAAATAGGACTCATGCTTCAGCTTCTGAGTTGCTGCacgaacacttgtatttatgccgtgacacagactaaattcagagagcagttgaagaatgtggtgaaatatccctttactgtgATTGTTAATTTCATTAAATAA